GTATTACGACGTCCAGAGTTCGGCGGTCTGTACGAACGAGGACGGTGAGGACGTGCTGCGAGCCGAACTCGACGGCATCATTCCAAACGACGCGGTCCCGGACGACGGATAGCATCGTCGCGTTCGGCTACCGGGACGTCCATCGGAACGTTTAGCAACCGCAAGGTCCCAGAAAGGAGCATGGGGCTGTTCGACGCGCTGTTTCGCTCGAGCGAGATCCTCGGCATCGCCGAGGAGACCCTCGAGTTCGCCCTCGAGTCCTCCGAGGAGACACACCCGAACGAGTACATGGGATTTCTCCGGGGGACCGAGGCAGATCACCTGGATCTGGATCGAGACGGGCTGGTCATCACGGACATTCTCGTGGTGCCCGGCACCGAGACTAACAGCGTCAGTGCGACCGTCAAGACGAACCAGATTCCGAACGACGTGAAGGCACTGGGGAGCATTCACTCCCATCCTAACGGCGTTATCAAGCCCAGCAACGCGGATCTGGACACGTTCGGCCGCGGGAGCGTCCACGTCATCATCGGGGCACCCTACCGCCAGACCGACTGGAAGGCGTTCGATTCACAGGGGGAGCCGACCACGCTGAACGTGATCGACGTCGACCTGCCCGACACCGAGGACTTCTTCGATTTCACGCAGGCGGATATCGACGAGGAACTGCGACGATGAGACTCGCTATGCTCGAGACGATGTCACCAGTGACTACCGGACCGAGGACGATGGGACCGACGCGGAAACTGCCGGCCGCAAACGCGAGGGCAACCGACGCATGACGCGGACAGTCATCGCCCAGGGGACCTTCGACATCCTCCACCCCGGCCACGTCCACTACCTTGA
This genomic stretch from Natrinema sp. SYSU A 869 harbors:
- a CDS encoding Mov34/MPN/PAD-1 family protein — encoded protein: MGLFDALFRSSEILGIAEETLEFALESSEETHPNEYMGFLRGTEADHLDLDRDGLVITDILVVPGTETNSVSATVKTNQIPNDVKALGSIHSHPNGVIKPSNADLDTFGRGSVHVIIGAPYRQTDWKAFDSQGEPTTLNVIDVDLPDTEDFFDFTQADIDEELRR